One stretch of Euwallacea similis isolate ESF13 chromosome 6, ESF131.1, whole genome shotgun sequence DNA includes these proteins:
- the Syn2 gene encoding gamma-2-syntrophin isoform X1, protein MKINAIRMSTPIEEKMDQKLKVRTGMVTVSDGKSRPTPVQLHLSMEVLRLQKEEIAPAEPKPLNSKERMVQIRRQKIGGLGLSIKGGAEHKLPILISRIYKNQAADRTGDLFVGDAIIKVNGEYITACPHDDAVNILRNAGDLVVLTVKHYKAATPFLQKQEDKEQTDSNSEKEASDESFRITSNSTSSRPSSICSEMDQEPVHTHWVDIVTVPLMMAYVTRYIFGTDKLRPNSFEVRGLNGISTGIIHCDDSGILSQWLKYINDNIIGLTNLQMKLYNRNFSVSDRIEYMGWVNECVLNNNQPWQNYKPRFLALKGSDFLLFDSPPDFFQLNLTDWNKCSLEFQVYQTMFRIVKDSENVDERQHCFLVQTSGQESRYFSVETRQELLRIENAWHSAVCNSVMQLGSKTFTVSSNGKTAGLTLDWNLGFSLHEGDSKNLQWQYKFSQLRGSSDDGKSKLKLHFQDIDTKAIDTKELECSILQSLLYCMHAFLTAKVASVDPGFLCSTLP, encoded by the exons atgaaaattaacgCCATAAGAATGAGTACTCCGATTGAAGAGAAAATGGATCAGAAGTTGAAAGTTAGGACTGGAATGGTGACTGTGAGTGATGGAAAAAGTAGGCCAACTCCAGTTCAGTTGCATTTGTCCATGGAAGTGCTTCGATtgcaaaaagaagaaattgccCCTGCAGAACCTAAGCCCTTAAATTCAAAG gAAAGAATGGTGCAAATCCGCAGACAGAAAATAGGAGGCCTGGGCCTTAGCATTAAAGGGGGAGCTGAACATAAGCTACCCATACTCATTTCTAGGATTTATAAGAATCAGGCAGCAGATCGAACTGGAGATTTATTTGTTGGAGATGCTATTATAAAAg TGAATGGAGAATATATAACAGCATGTCCTCATGATGATGCAGTAAACATTCTAAGAAATGCTGGGGATTTAGTGGTTTTAACAGTTAAACACTATAAAGCTGCAACCCCCTTTCTTCAGAAACAAG AAGACAAAGAACAAACTGATAGTAACAGTGAAAAAGAAGCCTCCGATGAGAGTTTTCGTATAACATCAAATAGCACTAGCAGTAGGCCCAGTTCTATATGTTCAGAAATGGACCAAGAACCTGTCCACACTCATTGGGTTGACATAGTAACAGTGCCTTTAATGATGGCATATGTAACTAGGTATATCTTTGGCACTGACAAGTTGAGACCAAATTCATTTGAAGTTCGAGGGCTAAATGGTATTAGCACTGGAATAATTCACTGTGATGATTCTGGCATTCTTTCTCAGTGGTTGAAATATATTAACGACAACATTATTGGATTAACTAATCTACAAATGAAGTTGTACAATAGGAATTTTAGTGTGTCAGATCGAATCGAGTACATGGGTTGGGTTAATGAGTGTGTCCTCAATAATAACCAACCTTGGCAAAACTATAAACCGAGATTTTTAGCTTTGAAAGGCTCAGACTTCCTGTTATTTGACTCTCCACCA GATTTCTTCCAGCTAAATTTGACTGATTGGAATAAATGTTCTCTGGAGTTTCAAGTCTACCAAACAATGTTCAGAATCGTCAAAGACTCTGAAAATGTGGATGAACGACAACATTGTTTTTTAGTTCAAACCTCAGGCCAAGAGTCACGCTACTTCTCAGTGGAAACTCGCCAAGAATTGCTAAGGATTGAAAATGCCTGGCATTCCGCTGTATGCAATTCTGTTATGCAACTGGGG tcTAAGACTTTTACAGTAAGTAGTAATGGCAAAACTGCAGGATTAACACTGGACTGGAACTTAGGATTTTCGTTACATGAAGGCGATTCAAAGAATCTTCAGTGGCAGTACAAATTCAGTCAACTTAGAGGCTCCTCAGATGATGGAAAATCGAAACTGAAGTtgcattttcaagatattgatACTAAAGCCATTGATACCAAG gAACTGGAATGCTCAATTTTACAAAGTCTGCTCTACTGCATGCACGCATTTCTGACTGCTAAAGTGGCGTCAGTTGATCCAGGTTTCCTTTGCTCTACACTTCCGTAA
- the Syn2 gene encoding gamma-1-syntrophin isoform X3 encodes MKINAIRMSTPIEEKMDQKLKVRTGMVTVSDGKSRPTPVQLHLSMEVLRLQKEEIAPAEPKPLNSKERMVQIRRQKIGGLGLSIKGGAEHKLPILISRIYKNQAADRTGDLFVGDAIIKEDKEQTDSNSEKEASDESFRITSNSTSSRPSSICSEMDQEPVHTHWVDIVTVPLMMAYVTRYIFGTDKLRPNSFEVRGLNGISTGIIHCDDSGILSQWLKYINDNIIGLTNLQMKLYNRNFSVSDRIEYMGWVNECVLNNNQPWQNYKPRFLALKGSDFLLFDSPPDFFQLNLTDWNKCSLEFQVYQTMFRIVKDSENVDERQHCFLVQTSGQESRYFSVETRQELLRIENAWHSAVCNSVMQLGSKTFTVSSNGKTAGLTLDWNLGFSLHEGDSKNLQWQYKFSQLRGSSDDGKSKLKLHFQDIDTKAIDTKELECSILQSLLYCMHAFLTAKVASVDPGFLCSTLP; translated from the exons atgaaaattaacgCCATAAGAATGAGTACTCCGATTGAAGAGAAAATGGATCAGAAGTTGAAAGTTAGGACTGGAATGGTGACTGTGAGTGATGGAAAAAGTAGGCCAACTCCAGTTCAGTTGCATTTGTCCATGGAAGTGCTTCGATtgcaaaaagaagaaattgccCCTGCAGAACCTAAGCCCTTAAATTCAAAG gAAAGAATGGTGCAAATCCGCAGACAGAAAATAGGAGGCCTGGGCCTTAGCATTAAAGGGGGAGCTGAACATAAGCTACCCATACTCATTTCTAGGATTTATAAGAATCAGGCAGCAGATCGAACTGGAGATTTATTTGTTGGAGATGCTATTATAAAAg AAGACAAAGAACAAACTGATAGTAACAGTGAAAAAGAAGCCTCCGATGAGAGTTTTCGTATAACATCAAATAGCACTAGCAGTAGGCCCAGTTCTATATGTTCAGAAATGGACCAAGAACCTGTCCACACTCATTGGGTTGACATAGTAACAGTGCCTTTAATGATGGCATATGTAACTAGGTATATCTTTGGCACTGACAAGTTGAGACCAAATTCATTTGAAGTTCGAGGGCTAAATGGTATTAGCACTGGAATAATTCACTGTGATGATTCTGGCATTCTTTCTCAGTGGTTGAAATATATTAACGACAACATTATTGGATTAACTAATCTACAAATGAAGTTGTACAATAGGAATTTTAGTGTGTCAGATCGAATCGAGTACATGGGTTGGGTTAATGAGTGTGTCCTCAATAATAACCAACCTTGGCAAAACTATAAACCGAGATTTTTAGCTTTGAAAGGCTCAGACTTCCTGTTATTTGACTCTCCACCA GATTTCTTCCAGCTAAATTTGACTGATTGGAATAAATGTTCTCTGGAGTTTCAAGTCTACCAAACAATGTTCAGAATCGTCAAAGACTCTGAAAATGTGGATGAACGACAACATTGTTTTTTAGTTCAAACCTCAGGCCAAGAGTCACGCTACTTCTCAGTGGAAACTCGCCAAGAATTGCTAAGGATTGAAAATGCCTGGCATTCCGCTGTATGCAATTCTGTTATGCAACTGGGG tcTAAGACTTTTACAGTAAGTAGTAATGGCAAAACTGCAGGATTAACACTGGACTGGAACTTAGGATTTTCGTTACATGAAGGCGATTCAAAGAATCTTCAGTGGCAGTACAAATTCAGTCAACTTAGAGGCTCCTCAGATGATGGAAAATCGAAACTGAAGTtgcattttcaagatattgatACTAAAGCCATTGATACCAAG gAACTGGAATGCTCAATTTTACAAAGTCTGCTCTACTGCATGCACGCATTTCTGACTGCTAAAGTGGCGTCAGTTGATCCAGGTTTCCTTTGCTCTACACTTCCGTAA
- the Syn2 gene encoding gamma-2-syntrophin isoform X2, giving the protein MKINAIRMSTPIEEKMDQKLKVRTGMVTVSDGKSRPTPVQLHLSMEVLRLQKEEIAPAEPKPLNSKERMVQIRRQKIGGLGLSIKGGAEHKLPILISRIYKNQAADRTGDLFVGDAIIKVNGEYITACPHDDAVNILRNAGDLVVLTVKHYKAATPFLQKQEDKEQTDSNSEKEASDESFRITSNSTSSRPSSICSEMDQEPVHTHWVDIVTVPLMMAYVTRYIFGTDKLRPNSFEVRGLNGISTGIIHCDDSGILSQWLKYINDNIIGLTNLQMKLYNRNFSVSDRIEYMGWVNECVLNNNQPWQNYKPRFLALKGSDFLLFDSPPLNLTDWNKCSLEFQVYQTMFRIVKDSENVDERQHCFLVQTSGQESRYFSVETRQELLRIENAWHSAVCNSVMQLGSKTFTVSSNGKTAGLTLDWNLGFSLHEGDSKNLQWQYKFSQLRGSSDDGKSKLKLHFQDIDTKAIDTKELECSILQSLLYCMHAFLTAKVASVDPGFLCSTLP; this is encoded by the exons atgaaaattaacgCCATAAGAATGAGTACTCCGATTGAAGAGAAAATGGATCAGAAGTTGAAAGTTAGGACTGGAATGGTGACTGTGAGTGATGGAAAAAGTAGGCCAACTCCAGTTCAGTTGCATTTGTCCATGGAAGTGCTTCGATtgcaaaaagaagaaattgccCCTGCAGAACCTAAGCCCTTAAATTCAAAG gAAAGAATGGTGCAAATCCGCAGACAGAAAATAGGAGGCCTGGGCCTTAGCATTAAAGGGGGAGCTGAACATAAGCTACCCATACTCATTTCTAGGATTTATAAGAATCAGGCAGCAGATCGAACTGGAGATTTATTTGTTGGAGATGCTATTATAAAAg TGAATGGAGAATATATAACAGCATGTCCTCATGATGATGCAGTAAACATTCTAAGAAATGCTGGGGATTTAGTGGTTTTAACAGTTAAACACTATAAAGCTGCAACCCCCTTTCTTCAGAAACAAG AAGACAAAGAACAAACTGATAGTAACAGTGAAAAAGAAGCCTCCGATGAGAGTTTTCGTATAACATCAAATAGCACTAGCAGTAGGCCCAGTTCTATATGTTCAGAAATGGACCAAGAACCTGTCCACACTCATTGGGTTGACATAGTAACAGTGCCTTTAATGATGGCATATGTAACTAGGTATATCTTTGGCACTGACAAGTTGAGACCAAATTCATTTGAAGTTCGAGGGCTAAATGGTATTAGCACTGGAATAATTCACTGTGATGATTCTGGCATTCTTTCTCAGTGGTTGAAATATATTAACGACAACATTATTGGATTAACTAATCTACAAATGAAGTTGTACAATAGGAATTTTAGTGTGTCAGATCGAATCGAGTACATGGGTTGGGTTAATGAGTGTGTCCTCAATAATAACCAACCTTGGCAAAACTATAAACCGAGATTTTTAGCTTTGAAAGGCTCAGACTTCCTGTTATTTGACTCTCCACCA CTAAATTTGACTGATTGGAATAAATGTTCTCTGGAGTTTCAAGTCTACCAAACAATGTTCAGAATCGTCAAAGACTCTGAAAATGTGGATGAACGACAACATTGTTTTTTAGTTCAAACCTCAGGCCAAGAGTCACGCTACTTCTCAGTGGAAACTCGCCAAGAATTGCTAAGGATTGAAAATGCCTGGCATTCCGCTGTATGCAATTCTGTTATGCAACTGGGG tcTAAGACTTTTACAGTAAGTAGTAATGGCAAAACTGCAGGATTAACACTGGACTGGAACTTAGGATTTTCGTTACATGAAGGCGATTCAAAGAATCTTCAGTGGCAGTACAAATTCAGTCAACTTAGAGGCTCCTCAGATGATGGAAAATCGAAACTGAAGTtgcattttcaagatattgatACTAAAGCCATTGATACCAAG gAACTGGAATGCTCAATTTTACAAAGTCTGCTCTACTGCATGCACGCATTTCTGACTGCTAAAGTGGCGTCAGTTGATCCAGGTTTCCTTTGCTCTACACTTCCGTAA
- the Uba5 gene encoding ubiquitin-like modifier-activating enzyme 5, which produces MDSVAELKQRIAELEDQLAKALEKNAPAREKIENMSSEVADSNPYSRLMALKRMGIVNNYEKIRDYTVAVVGVGGVGSVTAEMLTRCGIGRLLLFDYDKVELANMNRLFFQPHQAGLSKVDAAAETLRNINPDVDIHTYNYDITTVKNFDNFTNTLTTLSLVNGPVDLVLSCVDNFEARFAINTACNEFNLTWFESGVSENAVSGHVQFICPGETACFACAPPLIVASQIDESTLKRDGVCAASLPTTMGIIAGFLVQNTLKYLLQFGKVCHYLGYNALDDFFPTLNLRPNMACEDLNCQTRQTEFLAKPWLEPAQEAIEDEGPIHESNEWGISLVDESKEEKESVCVAEGLRLAYTLPGVPDNTPLEQAEEATTSDANLEDLMAQMKSI; this is translated from the exons ATGGATTCTGTAGCGGAATTAAAGCAAAGAATAGCCGAATTAGAAGACCAGTTGGCAAAAGCGCTTGAGAAAAATGCTCCTGCtcgagaaaaaattgaaaacatgtcTTCTGAAGTTGCTGATAGCAATCCCTATAG CCGCCTGATGGCCTTAAAAAGAATGggaattgttaataattatgaaaaaatcaggGACTATACTGTAGCTGTTGTTGGAGTTGGTGGCGTTGGAAGTGTCACTGCAGAAATGCTCACCCGTTGTGGGATTGGTCGACTATTGCTCTTTGATTATGATAAAGTTGAATTGGCCAACATGAATCGACTCTTCTTTCAGCCTCACCAGGCTGGATTGAGCAAGGTTGATGCAGCTGCTGAAACTCTACGCAACATTAACCCTGATGTTGATATACACACATACAACTATGACATTACTACTGTTAAGAACTTTGATAATTTCACTAATACTTTAAC tacTTTAAGTTTGGTAAATGGCCCTGTTGATTTGGTTCTAAGCTGTGTGGACAATTTTGAGGCAAGATTTGCCATTAATACTGCTTGCAATGAGTTTAACCTCACATGGTTTGAGTCAGGAGTCTCTGAAAATGCTGTATCAGGTCATGTTCAGTTTATATGTCCAGGAGAAACTGCTTGTTTCGCT TGTGCTCCTCCTCTCATTGTAGCTTCACAAATCGATGAAAGCACTCTGAAGAGAGATGGGGTATGTGCTGCTAGCCTTCCAACAACCATGGGTATTATAGCAGGGTTTTTAGTCCAGAACACCTTAaag TATTTACTCCAATTTGGTAAAGTGTGCCACTATTTGGGTTATAATGCCCTCGACGATTTTTTTCCCACATTGAACCTACGCCCCAATATGGCTTGTGAGGATTTAAATTGCCAGACAAGGCAGACGGAATTTTTGGCTAAACCTTGGCTTGAACCAGCCCAGGAAGCAATTGAAGATGAGGGTCCAATTCATGAATCAAATGAATGGGGTATTTCTCTAGTTGATGAAagcaaagaagaaaaagaaagtgTTTGTGTGGCAGAGGGATTGAGACTTGCTTATACTTTGCCAGGGGTTCCTGATAATACTCCCTTAGAACAAGCTGAGGAAGCCACAACCAGTGATGCTAACTTAGAAGATCTTATGGCCCAAATGAagtctatttaa
- the LOC136409447 gene encoding pleckstrin homology domain-containing family J member 1-like: MRFNDKEIAKNSEDKSDLEGVLQHMKPQSNEWSDWYQQPSFKERYFKLKANLLFYSRINEPETLGVLVLENLHVAYEHPHKGIPFTFSLTFKVNDKLRDNEAKHIFSCRCEADVNTWVSALKTASYEYWRSQFLILRTKLAMKTGKDPMLESLKTNSCAQNVNIKVEVKKSKTKQTKSTFYSHFESSSFFENCTTSQQSNGAATVENLITF; the protein is encoded by the coding sequence ATGAGGTTTAATGATAAAGAAATAGCGAAAAATAGTGAAGACAAGTCTGACTTAGAGGGTGTTCTGCAGCATATGAAGCCCCAAAGCAATGAGTGGTCTGACTGGTATCAACAACCCAGCTTCAAAGAAAGATACTTTAAACTGAAAGCCAATTTGTTATTCTACTCAAGAATAAATGAACCAGAAACATTAGGTGTCTTGgtattagaaaatttgcatGTGGCTTATGAACACCCCCACAAAGGAATACCTTTCACCTTCTCTCTAACTTTCAAAGTGAATGACAAATTGAGAGACAATGAAGCAAAGCACATATTTTCTTGTAGATGTGAGGCTGATGTTAATACTTGGGTATCTGCCTTAAAAACGGCTTCTTATGAATACTGGCGATCccaatttctcattttaaggACAAAGTTGGCTATGAAGACTGGTAAAGATCCGATGTTAGAATCTTTGAAAACTAATTCTTGTGCTCAGAATGTTAATATTAAAGTGGAAGTTAAGAAGAGTAAAACGAAGCAAACCAAATCAACATTTTACAGTCATTTTGAAAGTAGTTCTTTTTTTGAGAATTGTACCACTTCACAACAGAGTAACGGAGCTGCAACAGTAGAAAATCTTATCACTTTTTAG